The Sulfurimonas hydrogeniphila genome includes a window with the following:
- the dapE gene encoding succinyl-diaminopimelate desuccinylase, translated as MDVIQLFKYLINSKSETPDDGGILNFVEDYLPGFEAIRIDIEDVKNLFIYKRFSEGEHLCFAGHVDVVPAGKGWDTNPYEAVEKEGFIYGRGAQDMKSGLAAFIQAVKDTKNFKGTLSLLLTSDEEGEATNGTVKVLEYLKKNNMLPDACVVAEPTCEKEFGDAIKVGRRGSINGYLTLKGKQGHAAYPEKAINPIHQIAKVLGDMAGVDLDEGDEFFAPSKFVITDIRSGMQVTNVTPNELKMMFNVRNNTKTTQKEVEEFVARHLQGLDYELRLTQGSYPFKTDTDTKLVKKIDTAIEMVTCKVPKHSTAGGTSDARFIAPLGIDVVEFGVKNDTIHSINERTTQKEVQDLYSVFKTLISEWNRQ; from the coding sequence ATGGATGTGATTCAACTGTTTAAATATCTGATCAACTCAAAAAGTGAAACACCGGATGATGGCGGTATTTTGAATTTTGTTGAGGATTATCTTCCCGGTTTTGAAGCGATAAGAATTGATATTGAAGATGTCAAAAATCTTTTTATCTATAAAAGATTTTCCGAGGGTGAGCATCTCTGTTTTGCCGGGCATGTTGATGTTGTTCCTGCAGGAAAAGGATGGGATACAAACCCGTATGAAGCTGTGGAAAAAGAGGGCTTTATATATGGTCGCGGTGCACAGGATATGAAAAGCGGACTCGCCGCTTTTATTCAGGCTGTAAAAGATACGAAAAACTTTAAAGGCACGCTCTCTTTGCTTTTAACTTCGGATGAAGAGGGTGAAGCAACGAACGGTACGGTCAAAGTACTGGAATATTTGAAAAAGAACAATATGCTTCCGGATGCCTGTGTGGTTGCAGAGCCTACATGCGAAAAAGAGTTTGGCGATGCCATAAAAGTGGGACGCCGCGGTTCTATTAACGGGTACCTTACTCTTAAAGGAAAACAGGGGCATGCAGCTTATCCCGAAAAAGCGATAAACCCCATACACCAAATAGCAAAAGTTTTGGGTGATATGGCAGGTGTTGATTTGGATGAGGGAGATGAGTTTTTTGCACCTTCAAAGTTTGTCATTACCGATATTCGTTCTGGTATGCAGGTGACAAATGTTACACCCAATGAGCTGAAAATGATGTTTAATGTGCGCAACAATACAAAAACCACACAAAAAGAGGTAGAAGAATTTGTTGCCAGACATTTACAGGGATTGGACTATGAACTGCGTCTGACACAAGGTTCCTATCCTTTTAAAACAGATACGGATACGAAACTTGTCAAAAAAATAGACACGGCTATAGAAATGGTTACATGTAAAGTGCCAAAACACTCTACGGCAGGCGGAACAAGCGATGCAAGATTCATTGCACCTCTTGGTATAGATGTGGTTGAGTTTGGTGTAAAAAATGACACCATTCACTCGATAAATGAGAGAACAACACAAAAAGAGGTACAAGATCTCTATAGCGTTTTTAAAACGCTTATCAGCGAGTGGAACAGGCAGTGA
- a CDS encoding DUF255 domain-containing protein, with protein sequence MKSLFVLLFFSVTLFCAPLHWSHDYLKALSDAKKEHKLIYVLIVSDTCGWCKKFEKTTLQNTKIKERVNKEFVTVLLSRDRHAIPKFLKTSPVPRHYFLDETGKILYASLGYRDEEMFNAFMDNAQEHYEILKDENYETSKDR encoded by the coding sequence GTGAAATCTCTTTTTGTGCTGCTCTTTTTCAGTGTCACTCTTTTTTGTGCACCGCTTCATTGGAGTCATGACTATTTGAAAGCATTGTCAGATGCAAAAAAAGAGCATAAGCTTATCTATGTGTTAATCGTTTCTGACACATGCGGGTGGTGCAAAAAATTTGAAAAGACAACTTTGCAAAATACAAAGATTAAAGAGAGAGTTAATAAAGAATTTGTTACTGTTTTACTCTCAAGAGACAGACATGCAATACCGAAATTTTTGAAAACATCTCCTGTTCCAAGACACTATTTTTTGGATGAAACAGGAAAAATACTGTATGCATCTTTAGGATACAGAGACGAAGAGATGTTCAATGCATTTATGGACAATGCCCAAGAACATTATGAAATACTAAAGGATGAAAACTATGAAACAAGTAAAGACAGATAA
- a CDS encoding RidA family protein yields MKQVKTDKAPSAIGPYSQAIVANGIVYTSGQIALTASGTDELLQEDVSIQTVAVLKNLQAVLEEAGSSLQDVVKTTIFLADMDSFATVNAIYEKAFGEHKPARATVAVKTLPKNALVEIDAVALVTDYSF; encoded by the coding sequence ATGAAACAAGTAAAGACAGATAAAGCACCTTCGGCAATAGGACCCTATTCACAGGCAATCGTGGCAAACGGAATCGTTTATACATCAGGACAGATTGCGTTAACGGCTTCAGGCACAGATGAGCTGCTTCAAGAAGATGTGTCAATTCAAACAGTTGCAGTTTTAAAAAATCTTCAGGCAGTTTTGGAAGAAGCGGGAAGCTCTTTACAGGATGTGGTAAAAACAACAATTTTTTTGGCAGATATGGACTCGTTTGCCACAGTTAATGCAATATATGAAAAAGCATTCGGTGAACATAAGCCGGCACGCGCAACAGTAGCGGTAAAAACACTGCCTAAGAATGCTTTGGTAGAAATAGATGCCGTGGCATTAGTGACAGACTACTCTTTTTAA
- the rplU gene encoding 50S ribosomal protein L21, whose amino-acid sequence MYAIIKNGGKQYKVQEGDVLSLDKLSLDTGATVEIKEVLAVNAGELKIGTPFVEGAVVTAEVIAEGRDKKVVIFKKRRRKDSKVKRGFRRDYTRVKITKIAA is encoded by the coding sequence ATGTACGCAATTATTAAAAATGGTGGTAAGCAGTATAAAGTTCAAGAGGGTGATGTTTTATCATTAGATAAATTATCTCTTGACACTGGTGCTACGGTAGAGATTAAAGAGGTTCTGGCTGTGAATGCCGGAGAGCTTAAGATCGGGACTCCTTTTGTAGAGGGTGCAGTTGTAACTGCTGAAGTTATTGCAGAAGGACGTGACAAGAAAGTTGTAATTTTCAAAAAGCGTCGTCGTAAAGATTCTAAAGTAAAACGTGGTTTCAGAAGAGACTATACTCGTGTTAAAATCACGAAAATAGCTGCGTAA
- the rpmA gene encoding 50S ribosomal protein L27, whose product MAHKKGQGSTQNNRDSAGRRLGVKKFGGEAVVAGNIIIRQRGTKVHPGKNVGMGKDHTIFALVDGVVAFERKDKKRQQVSIIPAA is encoded by the coding sequence ATGGCACATAAGAAAGGTCAGGGTAGTACACAGAATAATCGTGATTCGGCTGGTAGAAGACTTGGTGTAAAAAAATTTGGTGGAGAGGCTGTAGTGGCCGGTAACATCATTATTCGTCAAAGAGGAACAAAAGTTCATCCAGGCAAAAATGTAGGTATGGGAAAAGATCATACTATATTTGCTTTGGTTGACGGTGTTGTTGCGTTTGAGCGAAAAGACAAAAAGCGTCAACAAGTTTCCATTATACCTGCTGCGTAA
- the obgE gene encoding GTPase ObgE has protein sequence MFTDSVELTVSSGKGGQGCVAFRREKFVLNGGPNGGDGGKGGDIWFKCDNNTHTLSHFQRKMHIKAENGKPGEGSNCTGKSGAKKVIIVPPGTQIIDQESGEVLFDMVEDGQEVKFLQGGKGGLGNTHFKSPTNQRPTYAQPGEKGETRNIKLDLKLIADIGLVGFPNVGKSTLISTVSNARPEIANYEFTTLTPKLGQVNIGDYESFVMADIPGIIGGAHEGKGLGIEFLRHIERTEILLFMIDLASYRDLKEQIEVLKDEVASFSQKLGTSRYAIALTRTDIVPQEEVSQKIAEFIKMLDLESSKGSEFDFDEDLPYFIQGSVDETLGYDREKPYFVVPISSAINKNIEPLKYALFNLVQQTRQ, from the coding sequence ATGTTTACAGATAGTGTCGAATTAACAGTTAGTTCTGGAAAAGGCGGGCAAGGGTGTGTGGCTTTTCGCCGTGAAAAGTTTGTACTCAATGGTGGTCCAAACGGTGGCGACGGCGGAAAAGGCGGTGATATATGGTTTAAGTGTGACAACAATACGCATACACTTTCACACTTCCAGAGAAAAATGCATATAAAAGCTGAAAACGGCAAACCCGGCGAAGGTTCAAACTGTACCGGAAAATCAGGGGCAAAAAAAGTCATTATTGTCCCACCCGGAACACAGATTATTGACCAGGAAAGCGGTGAAGTTCTTTTTGATATGGTTGAAGACGGACAGGAAGTGAAATTTCTGCAAGGCGGAAAAGGCGGACTCGGCAATACACACTTTAAGTCACCTACAAACCAAAGACCGACGTATGCACAGCCTGGTGAAAAGGGTGAAACGAGAAATATCAAGCTTGATTTGAAACTGATTGCAGATATCGGACTGGTCGGTTTTCCAAATGTCGGAAAGTCTACGCTTATTTCTACTGTGTCCAATGCAAGACCTGAAATTGCAAATTATGAGTTTACAACATTAACGCCGAAACTCGGTCAGGTAAATATCGGAGATTATGAATCATTTGTTATGGCAGATATTCCCGGAATTATCGGCGGAGCGCATGAAGGCAAAGGCCTTGGAATAGAATTTCTTCGTCATATCGAAAGAACAGAGATATTGCTGTTTATGATAGACTTGGCATCGTACAGAGATCTCAAAGAACAGATAGAGGTACTCAAAGACGAAGTAGCTTCTTTTTCGCAAAAGTTGGGCACTTCGCGATATGCAATAGCATTAACACGAACAGATATAGTGCCTCAAGAAGAAGTTTCCCAAAAAATCGCCGAATTTATCAAGATGCTTGATCTTGAGTCCAGCAAGGGAAGTGAATTTGATTTTGATGAGGATTTGCCTTATTTTATTCAGGGGAGTGTTGATGAAACATTAGGGTATGATAGAGAAAAACCTTATTTTGTTGTGCCTATTTCTTCCGCGATTAACAAAAATATTGAACCTTTAAAGTACGCACTCTTTAATTTAGTACAGCAAACAAGGCAGTAA
- the proB gene encoding glutamate 5-kinase, which yields MRVVVKVGSAVLTQDGNIALDRMRSLVEFLSELKKEHEVILVSSGAVAGGYTELKLDRNNIANKQALAAIGQPVLMNKYANKFSKYEILTAQVLVTAANLNTPSDIKRVRATVETLLQNSVLPIVNENDATATDELELGDNDQLSAYIAKDMQADMLVILSDIDAYYDSDPRKNPEAKAFKTVNKISEEELHKEVTPNNVFATGGIVTKLKAAEYLLQANIDTFLASGFDLSDVKSFMLEGSHKGGTLFTCKG from the coding sequence ATGCGTGTTGTAGTCAAAGTAGGCAGTGCCGTCTTAACCCAGGATGGCAATATAGCACTTGATCGTATGCGTTCTCTCGTAGAATTTCTAAGCGAGTTAAAAAAAGAGCATGAAGTGATTTTGGTCTCTTCCGGTGCAGTTGCGGGTGGTTATACCGAGCTGAAACTTGATAGAAACAATATTGCGAACAAACAGGCTTTAGCTGCAATAGGCCAGCCTGTTTTGATGAATAAATATGCGAACAAGTTTTCAAAATACGAAATACTGACAGCACAGGTGTTAGTGACTGCTGCAAATTTGAATACTCCTTCTGATATTAAGCGTGTGCGCGCAACTGTTGAAACACTTTTGCAAAACAGTGTGCTTCCTATTGTCAATGAAAATGATGCAACGGCAACAGATGAACTTGAACTTGGTGACAATGACCAGCTCTCAGCATATATAGCAAAAGACATGCAGGCCGATATGCTTGTGATTCTTTCAGATATTGATGCCTATTATGACAGCGATCCGAGAAAAAATCCCGAGGCAAAAGCATTCAAAACAGTAAACAAAATCAGTGAGGAAGAACTGCATAAAGAAGTCACTCCAAACAATGTTTTTGCAACAGGGGGTATCGTTACGAAACTAAAAGCCGCAGAATATCTTCTGCAGGCAAACATAGATACATTTCTTGCCAGTGGTTTTGATTTAAGTGATGTGAAAAGTTTTATGCTTGAAGGTTCCCACAAGGGCGGTACTCTCTTTACATGTAAAGGTTAG
- the fmt gene encoding methionyl-tRNA formyltransferase: MKNIIFMGTPEYAQKILQKVIATEDINVVAVYTQPDKPVGRKKVLTPPPVKLTAQEHNIPLYQPKKLRDEETVKEILEIPCDFIVVAAYGQILPREILDHAPCINLHASVLPQYRGASPIQQTLLNGDKATGVTAMLMEEGLDTGDILKIEKVSVGEEMMVEELFEKLTQTAADLTIDVLRNFHTYTPKKQDDAHASYCKKITKADGAVVFDNAQEIYNKYRAFTPWPGIYLASGLKLKEIQLEKKDEEHADAGKITAIDKKSIVVTCKQGALRIYKVQPQSKKEMDVISYINGKRLGLEDTLL, translated from the coding sequence ATGAAAAATATAATATTTATGGGGACACCTGAGTATGCCCAGAAAATTCTTCAAAAAGTAATAGCAACAGAAGATATAAATGTTGTTGCCGTCTATACACAGCCTGACAAACCTGTCGGGCGCAAAAAAGTACTTACGCCTCCTCCTGTGAAGCTTACTGCGCAAGAGCATAACATTCCGCTCTATCAGCCAAAAAAACTTCGGGATGAGGAAACTGTAAAAGAGATTCTGGAAATTCCCTGTGATTTTATAGTGGTGGCCGCATACGGGCAGATTTTACCACGAGAAATTTTAGATCATGCACCCTGTATCAATCTTCACGCTTCGGTTTTACCGCAATATCGCGGAGCAAGCCCGATACAGCAAACCTTGTTAAACGGTGACAAGGCAACCGGTGTAACTGCCATGCTTATGGAAGAGGGGCTCGATACGGGTGACATTTTAAAAATCGAGAAAGTCTCTGTCGGTGAGGAGATGATGGTTGAAGAGTTGTTTGAAAAGCTTACACAGACTGCTGCTGATCTGACGATAGATGTGCTGCGCAATTTTCATACATATACGCCCAAAAAACAGGATGATGCGCATGCTTCTTATTGTAAAAAAATAACAAAAGCAGACGGTGCAGTTGTTTTTGACAATGCGCAGGAGATTTATAACAAATACCGTGCTTTTACACCATGGCCGGGAATTTATCTTGCAAGCGGACTGAAACTAAAAGAGATACAGCTTGAAAAAAAAGATGAAGAACATGCTGATGCCGGCAAAATAACTGCAATAGACAAAAAAAGTATTGTCGTTACATGTAAGCAGGGGGCTCTTCGTATTTATAAGGTACAGCCACAGTCAAAAAAAGAGATGGATGTTATCTCTTATATTAACGGGAAAAGACTCGGACTTGAAGATACATTACTATAA
- a CDS encoding biotin--[acetyl-CoA-carboxylase] ligase, with translation MKIHYYNTLPSTQLFLKEQLKNKKLTAPVAVVADIQTKGIGSRNNEWSSQKGNLFLSFALDTEQLPHDLKLESVSLYFSYLLKETLSEFGSKVFLKWPNDFYIGTKKTGGMITNRVDDTLVCGVGINLVTAPQGFASLDITLNRKILIAAYLKNIEKKVLWKQVFSKYKLEFENNKEFFTHSDGKKISLESCVLESDGSLNINGERIYSRR, from the coding sequence TTGAAGATACATTACTATAATACACTGCCATCAACGCAGCTTTTTTTAAAAGAACAGTTGAAAAACAAGAAGCTGACTGCTCCTGTGGCTGTGGTTGCAGATATTCAGACAAAGGGAATCGGCAGTCGAAACAACGAATGGAGTTCCCAAAAAGGAAATCTTTTTTTGTCCTTTGCACTCGATACAGAACAATTGCCTCATGATTTAAAATTAGAATCTGTGTCACTGTACTTTTCTTATCTGCTCAAAGAAACTTTATCTGAATTTGGTTCAAAAGTTTTTTTAAAGTGGCCGAATGATTTTTATATCGGTACAAAAAAAACAGGCGGAATGATTACAAACAGAGTAGACGATACACTTGTCTGCGGTGTGGGAATAAACCTTGTAACAGCACCACAGGGCTTTGCATCATTGGATATTACGCTCAACAGAAAAATATTAATTGCAGCATATTTGAAAAATATAGAAAAAAAGGTTTTATGGAAGCAAGTTTTTAGCAAATATAAGTTAGAATTTGAAAACAACAAGGAGTTTTTTACCCATAGTGATGGTAAAAAAATATCACTTGAGTCTTGTGTACTCGAGAGTGATGGCAGTTTGAATATAAATGGTGAGAGGATATACAGCAGGCGATGA
- a CDS encoding ParA family protein, with amino-acid sequence MSEVIVIANQKGGVGKTTTAVNLAASLAVAEKKVLLIDSDPQANATTSLGFHRNDYEFNIYHVLIGTKKLKEIILKSDLPTLHLAPSNIGLVGIEKEYYDADKAKGRELVLKKAIANVQKEYDYIIIDSPPALGPMTINALSAANSVIIPIQCEFFALEGLAQLLNTVKLVRKSINPKLAVRGFLPTMFSSQNNLSKQVFADLRQHFKGKLFKDAADKYIVVPRNVRLAESPSFGKPAILYDVKSSGSIAYQNLAQAIIR; translated from the coding sequence ATGAGTGAAGTAATAGTAATTGCAAATCAAAAGGGCGGAGTAGGCAAAACGACTACCGCTGTAAACTTGGCAGCGTCACTTGCTGTTGCAGAAAAAAAAGTGCTTTTGATTGACTCAGATCCGCAGGCAAATGCCACGACATCATTGGGCTTTCACAGAAATGATTATGAGTTTAATATTTATCATGTGCTTATAGGTACAAAAAAGCTCAAAGAAATTATTCTCAAATCAGACCTGCCTACCCTGCATTTAGCACCTTCAAACATAGGTCTTGTGGGAATAGAAAAAGAGTATTATGATGCAGACAAAGCCAAAGGGCGTGAACTTGTTTTGAAAAAAGCGATTGCAAATGTACAAAAAGAGTATGATTATATTATTATAGATTCTCCGCCGGCGCTTGGTCCGATGACGATCAATGCACTTTCAGCGGCAAACTCGGTCATTATTCCGATACAGTGTGAATTTTTTGCACTTGAAGGGTTGGCACAGCTTCTCAATACTGTCAAGTTGGTAAGAAAATCAATTAATCCGAAACTTGCGGTAAGAGGCTTTCTTCCAACTATGTTTTCATCACAAAACAATTTGTCCAAACAGGTATTTGCAGATTTGCGTCAGCATTTTAAAGGCAAACTGTTTAAAGATGCTGCAGATAAATATATAGTGGTACCGAGAAATGTAAGACTTGCAGAATCTCCGTCATTCGGAAAACCTGCAATCTTGTATGATGTAAAATCAAGCGGTTCTATTGCATACCAAAATTTAGCACAGGCGATTATACGATAA
- a CDS encoding ParB/RepB/Spo0J family partition protein, with product MKSQKLGRGLDALLGEIDEAYENEGSQYDAVLEIPLKDIRPNPFQPRKSFDETALLELAESIKNDGLIQPIVVTEDIDGYILIAGERRLRASKLAKLKEIRAVVLNSDEQKMRQFALIENIQREELNAVELAEAYTELIKLHDVTHDELANIIHKSRTHITNTLRLLQLAPKTQKALVEKKISAGHAKVMVGLNEKDQQLILNSIIGQKLSVREVEAMIKNMKNVEPAPTESVKKSDTDYDFTQIKEKFSALGFHVKASKNKISVSFASQDEIDEFLTHFRN from the coding sequence ATGAAGTCACAAAAACTAGGCAGAGGGCTGGACGCTCTTCTTGGAGAAATAGACGAAGCATATGAAAATGAAGGAAGCCAGTATGATGCTGTATTGGAGATTCCGCTCAAAGATATCCGACCGAATCCTTTTCAGCCAAGAAAATCCTTTGACGAAACTGCTCTTCTGGAACTTGCCGAATCCATAAAAAATGACGGACTGATTCAGCCTATAGTTGTAACAGAAGATATTGACGGCTATATCTTAATTGCAGGAGAGCGGCGACTACGCGCCTCAAAGCTTGCAAAACTCAAAGAGATACGGGCAGTAGTTCTCAACTCTGATGAACAAAAAATGCGGCAATTCGCGTTGATTGAAAATATTCAAAGAGAAGAATTAAATGCTGTAGAACTGGCAGAGGCATATACAGAACTTATAAAGCTGCATGATGTAACACATGACGAACTTGCCAATATTATTCATAAAAGCAGAACCCATATAACAAATACTCTGCGTCTGCTGCAGCTTGCTCCAAAGACACAAAAGGCACTGGTTGAAAAAAAGATTTCAGCAGGACATGCAAAAGTAATGGTTGGGTTAAATGAAAAAGACCAGCAGCTGATACTCAATTCGATTATAGGGCAGAAACTGAGTGTACGCGAAGTTGAAGCTATGATAAAAAACATGAAAAATGTAGAGCCTGCACCAACTGAGTCTGTCAAAAAGAGCGATACCGATTATGATTTTACACAGATAAAAGAAAAATTCAGTGCACTTGGATTCCATGTAAAGGCTTCTAAAAATAAAATAAGCGTCAGTTTTGCATCACAAGATGAAATTGATGAATTTTTGACACATTTTAGAAACTAA
- a CDS encoding FoF1 ATP synthase subunit B' codes for MLDINPILLLATFVVFVSLIAVLNSWLYNPLLSFMQKRDDDIKKDLEKVGSNDNEINELKAKAESIIMNAKLEAAALREKVIADAKELADSKLESKRAELAAEYLEFEQSLAKSKDELTSDLMSQVPVFKEAVKAKFSQI; via the coding sequence ATGTTAGATATAAATCCAATACTACTTTTGGCTACATTTGTTGTATTTGTTTCCCTTATAGCCGTTCTGAACAGTTGGCTTTATAACCCATTACTTTCTTTTATGCAAAAGCGTGATGATGACATTAAAAAAGATCTTGAAAAAGTAGGATCAAATGACAATGAAATCAATGAGCTCAAAGCAAAAGCAGAGTCAATAATTATGAATGCCAAGCTGGAAGCTGCGGCCCTAAGAGAAAAAGTTATCGCGGATGCTAAGGAATTAGCTGACAGTAAGTTAGAATCAAAACGTGCTGAACTCGCGGCAGAGTATTTAGAGTTTGAGCAATCACTTGCAAAATCTAAAGATGAGTTGACTTCTGACTTAATGTCACAAGTTCCGGTATTTAAAGAAGCTGTAAAAGCTAAATTTAGTCAGATATAA
- a CDS encoding F0F1 ATP synthase subunit B, with the protein MSRILVLMLMISTYALASGHEHAGTDIVQRTVNFLLFAGLVWYLVGEPVKNFFASRSQAIADELKKVQEKLNESIALKKEALAKISEAEKFAEELAIVSKKENKILNDTIIAQAESDIEAMVKKFALKKEFEEKKMIRSVVEDVLKETLKQSSDSFDRETMANIILKKVA; encoded by the coding sequence GTGAGTAGAATTTTAGTATTAATGCTAATGATATCAACTTATGCATTGGCATCTGGGCACGAGCATGCAGGAACAGACATAGTTCAAAGAACTGTAAACTTTCTGTTATTTGCCGGGCTTGTTTGGTATCTAGTTGGGGAACCTGTAAAGAATTTCTTTGCATCAAGAAGTCAGGCAATAGCTGACGAATTGAAAAAGGTTCAGGAAAAGCTGAATGAATCAATCGCTCTTAAAAAAGAGGCATTGGCAAAAATTTCTGAGGCTGAAAAGTTTGCTGAAGAGTTGGCGATTGTTTCTAAAAAAGAGAACAAAATTTTGAATGACACGATTATTGCACAGGCAGAAAGTGATATTGAAGCTATGGTGAAAAAATTTGCTCTCAAAAAAGAATTTGAAGAAAAGAAAATGATTCGCAGTGTTGTTGAAGATGTCTTAAAAGAGACATTGAAACAAAGCAGTGATAGTTTTGACAGAGAAACTATGGCTAATATCATTTTGAAAAAGGTTGCCTGA
- a CDS encoding F0F1 ATP synthase subunit delta, whose translation MEELIAKRYIKALGMGSDLASMQNMTTVFSALAESFKNDKFVSIIANPSIKAQEKSKILLEAVKSANSDKINNFIKLLVENKRINIIPAIAQELKSDLAKAAKTYEGVIYSDTDINSKVIEELSAGLGKKYDVTISLTFVKNDFNGIKVEVEGLGIEINFSKDRIDRQIIEHIIKAI comes from the coding sequence ATGGAAGAACTGATTGCAAAACGATACATAAAAGCTTTAGGTATGGGTTCTGACTTAGCATCTATGCAAAATATGACAACAGTATTTTCTGCCTTGGCAGAGTCATTTAAAAATGACAAGTTTGTCAGTATTATTGCTAACCCAAGCATAAAAGCTCAAGAAAAATCAAAGATTTTGTTAGAGGCGGTAAAAAGTGCCAACTCTGATAAAATCAACAACTTTATCAAGCTGTTGGTAGAAAACAAACGTATCAATATTATTCCGGCAATTGCACAGGAATTGAAAAGTGATTTGGCAAAAGCGGCTAAAACTTATGAAGGTGTTATTTACAGTGATACAGATATCAATTCAAAAGTAATAGAAGAATTGAGTGCCGGCTTAGGCAAAAAGTATGATGTAACTATCAGCCTGACATTTGTTAAAAATGACTTTAACGGTATAAAAGTAGAAGTAGAAGGTCTTGGTATAGAAATTAATTTTTCTAAAGACAGAATAGACAGACAAATTATAGAACATATAATAAAAGCAATTTAA